One Miscanthus floridulus cultivar M001 chromosome 11, ASM1932011v1, whole genome shotgun sequence DNA window includes the following coding sequences:
- the LOC136491954 gene encoding xyloglucan O-acetyltransferase 3-like, translated as MPTACSGCGAAEEGREGCGGQVQTPAVAVGEGEFTGHEDKACNPFNGTWVRDFRGPLYTNITCPTLPESRNCGKYGKQRDYVNWKWMLHGCDMVRFKPQLFLNIVRGKTLAFAADSIGRNQMESLLCLLSQVETPTKVYSDTKDKFVTWHFRSHNFTLMALWTKFLVEASEREINGTVVEMHDIHLDKLDARLAANLPEINILVISSSRWFFRKKYLYEGGKLTGCIYCSEDNITSFDVTTAIQRALRTTLNNLSNCQECGLQLTLVRTATPAHFENGFWNTGGYCNRTEPMGGEAMTTTVEWAIRNVQVEEAIRAQNENSHSRRMNIEILDITKAMSMRPDAHPGIHWNNKWMRGYSDCSHWCLTGPIDMWNELLLSVLKKYE; from the exons ATGCCGACGGCCTGCTCCGGCTGCGGCGCGGCGGAGGAGGGGAGAGAAGGATGCGGCGGCCAAGTGCAGACTCCCGCGGTCGCTGTTGGAGAGGGCGAGTTTACGG GTCATGAAGACAAAGCCTGCAATCCTTTCAACGGCACATGGGTCAGAGATTTCAGAGGTCCACTTTACACGAACATAACATGCCCTACGCTGCCAGAGTCAAGAAACTGTGGGAAATATGGGAAGCAAAGGGATTATGTAAACTGGAAGTGGATGTTACATGGTTGTGACATGGTAAGGTTTAAACCTCAGCTGTTCTTGAATATTGTCCGAGGGAAGACACTGGCGTTCGCTGCAGATTCAATTGGACGGAACCAGATGGAATCACTACTTTGCTTACTGTCTCAG GTGGAAACTCCAACCAAAGTTTATAGTGACACTAAAGATAAATTTGTCACTTGGCACTTTAGATCCCACAATTTTACACTCATGGCACTGTGGACCAAATTTCTAGTAGAAGCATCAGAAAGAGAGATCAATGGCACAGTAGTTGAAATGCATGACATACACCTGGACAAACTTGATGCAAGATTAGCTGCAAACTTGCCTGAGATCAATATCTTAGTCATATCAAGTTCCCGATGGTTCTTCAGGAAAAAATATCTGTATGAAGGTGGGAAACTCACTGGATGCATATACTGCTCAGAGGATAACATCACAAGCTTCGATGTCACTACAGCTATTCAGAGGGCGCTTAGGACGACCCTCAATAACTTGAGCAACTGCCAAGAATGTGGATTACAGTTAACATTAGTAAGAACAGCAACACCAGCACATTTTGAAAATGGCTTCTGGAATACTGGAGGATATTGCAATAGAACAGAACCGATGGGAGGAGAAGCAATGACAACAACAGTAGAATGGGCAATAAGAAATGTGCAGGTTGAGGAAGCTATCAGAGCACAGAACGAAAACAGCCACAGCAGACGGATGAATATAGAGATTTTAGATATAACCAAAGCTATGTCCATGAGACCTGATGCACATCCAGGGATCCATTGGAATAACAAGTGGATGAGGGGTTATAGTGACTGTTCCCATTGGTGTTTGACAGGACCAATAGATATGTGGAATGAGCTATTACTTTCTGTGCTTAAGAAATATGAGTAA